In Listeria monocytogenes, the following proteins share a genomic window:
- the fabH gene encoding 3-oxoacyl-ACP synthase III FabH, which produces MNAGILGVGKYVPEKIVTNFDLEKIMDTSDEWIRTRTGIEERRIARDDEYTHDLAYEAAKVAIENAGLTPDDIDLFIVATVTQEATFPSVANIIQDRLGATNAAGMDVEAACAGFTFGVVTAAQFIKTGAYKNIVVVGADKLSKITNWDDRATAVLFGDGAGAVVMGPVSDDHGLLSFDLGSDGSGGKYLNLDENKKIYMNGREVFRFAVRQMGEASLRVLERAGLEKEELDLLIPHQANIRIMEASRERLNLPEEKLMKTVHKYGNTSSSSIALALVDAVEEGRIKDNDNVLLVGFGGGLTWGALIIRWGK; this is translated from the coding sequence ATGAACGCAGGAATTTTAGGAGTAGGTAAATACGTACCTGAAAAAATAGTAACAAATTTTGATTTAGAAAAAATAATGGATACATCCGATGAGTGGATTCGTACTCGAACTGGTATTGAAGAAAGAAGAATTGCTCGTGATGACGAATATACGCACGACTTAGCATACGAAGCAGCAAAGGTAGCTATTGAGAATGCTGGGCTTACACCAGATGACATTGACTTATTTATTGTTGCCACTGTGACGCAGGAAGCGACTTTTCCATCCGTTGCGAATATTATTCAAGACCGTTTAGGAGCAACAAATGCTGCGGGTATGGACGTGGAAGCGGCATGTGCCGGTTTTACTTTTGGCGTAGTAACTGCAGCACAATTTATTAAAACAGGGGCATACAAGAATATCGTCGTAGTTGGTGCGGATAAATTATCTAAAATCACTAACTGGGATGATCGCGCAACAGCCGTATTATTTGGTGATGGAGCGGGAGCCGTTGTTATGGGTCCGGTTTCTGATGACCATGGACTACTTTCGTTTGACTTAGGCTCAGATGGATCTGGCGGCAAATACTTGAACTTAGATGAAAATAAGAAGATTTATATGAATGGACGTGAAGTGTTCCGTTTTGCAGTTCGCCAAATGGGAGAAGCTTCGTTACGAGTACTTGAACGTGCTGGACTTGAAAAAGAAGAATTGGATTTACTAATTCCTCACCAAGCAAATATCCGTATCATGGAAGCTTCTCGCGAGCGTTTGAATTTACCGGAAGAAAAACTGATGAAAACAGTGCATAAATACGGTAATACTTCGTCATCTTCTATTGCTCTTGCGCTAGTTGATGCAGTCGAAGAAGGACGCATTAAAGATAATGACAATGTCCTGCTTGTTGGCTTTGGCGGCGGACTAACATGGGGCGCCCTAATCATTCGTTGGGGTAAGTAA
- a CDS encoding GW domain-containing glycosaminoglycan-binding protein, whose amino-acid sequence MDRKCQLIMKKKFTQILLASVIVSSTLVPFVQAEAAGTSQTAVSQAGMTLSQQQFIQSIANDAQDLQKEEKILTSVTLAQAILESNWGKSGLSTSANNLFGIKGSYEGSSVSMGTQEFSNGKAYQTQADFRKYPDKKTSLVDHAQLFVNGVSGNANLYSAVIGETDYKKAAYAIQNAGYATDPAYAEKLISTIENYHLDQYDQIYDTVKSTEYQLAYAEIKNTSNEIIWTKPYNTEGAEKVASANDYKNKTLRISQKAVTEKGTWYQLQDQGKTIGWINSNAVEIFYTPQNETNVTLDKYITDSDQKVYAYPVEDNSKVVANLNDYLGKELDIDRRADVKNEYWYRIKSDDGKVIGWSKAGGFAENNPNKALEVK is encoded by the coding sequence TTGGATAGGAAGTGCCAACTGATAATGAAAAAGAAATTCACGCAGATTTTACTAGCAAGTGTCATCGTAAGTTCTACATTAGTACCTTTTGTGCAAGCAGAGGCAGCAGGAACGAGCCAAACGGCAGTGAGTCAGGCAGGAATGACTTTATCACAACAACAATTTATACAATCCATAGCAAATGATGCACAAGATTTACAAAAAGAAGAAAAAATATTGACGAGTGTTACTTTAGCACAAGCCATTTTAGAATCCAATTGGGGTAAGAGTGGCTTATCAACTTCAGCTAACAACTTGTTTGGAATTAAAGGTAGTTATGAAGGTAGTTCCGTTTCAATGGGAACACAAGAATTTAGTAATGGTAAGGCTTACCAAACACAAGCGGATTTCAGAAAGTATCCAGACAAAAAGACATCATTAGTCGATCATGCCCAACTTTTTGTTAACGGAGTATCTGGCAATGCAAATCTATACTCAGCAGTTATTGGGGAAACAGATTACAAAAAAGCCGCATATGCAATTCAAAATGCAGGTTATGCAACTGACCCAGCCTATGCAGAAAAACTCATCTCAACTATTGAAAATTACCATTTGGATCAATATGACCAAATTTACGATACAGTGAAATCAACAGAATACCAATTAGCCTATGCAGAAATTAAAAACACTAGCAATGAAATAATTTGGACAAAACCATATAATACAGAAGGCGCAGAAAAAGTAGCTAGTGCCAACGATTACAAAAATAAAACACTTCGAATTTCTCAAAAAGCCGTTACAGAAAAAGGCACATGGTATCAACTTCAAGATCAAGGTAAAACAATTGGATGGATAAACAGTAATGCCGTAGAAATTTTTTATACACCACAAAATGAAACAAATGTGACACTAGATAAATATATCACCGATTCTGATCAAAAAGTCTATGCTTACCCAGTAGAGGATAACTCGAAAGTAGTCGCGAATTTAAATGATTATCTAGGAAAAGAATTAGACATAGACCGCCGTGCAGATGTGAAAAATGAATATTGGTACCGTATTAAATCAGACGATGGCAAAGTGATTGGTTGGTCTAAAGCAGGCGGTTTTGCTGAAAACAATCCTAATAAGGCGTTAGAAGTAAAATAA
- a CDS encoding YjzD family protein — MRYVVTVVWVFLLSLMAEFVLSSMLYVSFDMTRAIILTVGLSFFIILITFLMPKDSEVYDFK, encoded by the coding sequence ATGCGTTATGTGGTAACTGTAGTTTGGGTATTCTTACTTTCTTTAATGGCAGAATTCGTTCTTTCTTCCATGTTATATGTATCATTTGATATGACGCGGGCTATTATTTTAACAGTAGGGTTATCCTTCTTCATTATTTTAATCACTTTCTTGATGCCTAAAGATAGCGAAGTTTATGACTTTAAGTAA